CCTTTTTCATCCAGGAATGAAACCAGTGCTTCTCCAACACCTAGTTGAGTGATGACTTCTTCCACATTAAGTGACGGATTAGCCCTGAAAGTTTCAGCAGCAGTCTTGACAGCTTTCTGATCTCTTGGGGTAAAGGCCCGCAAAGCATGCTGGATTTTATTTCCAAGCTGTCCCAGCACTGTTTCCGGGATATCGATAGGGTTCTGTGTGATGAAATAGATGCCTACGCCTTTGGATCGGATTAACCTGACAACCTGCTCAATTTTTTCCTGCAGTACTTTGGGTGCATCGTTAAACAGAAGATGAGCTTCATCGAAAAAGAATACCAGCTTGGGTTTATCAAGGTCACCCGCTTCAGGCAAGCGCTCAAATAGTTCAGAAAGCAGGTATAACAACAATGTAGAATAGAGCCGGGGAGATAACATCAATTTATCAGCAGCCAGGATATTCACCATTCCTTTTCCTTCTGAATTCGTTTGCATAAAGTCGAAGATATCGATGGCCGGTTCACCGAAAAACTCATCAGCATGTTGTTCTTCAAGAGCAATAAGTTCACGTTGAATAGCACCTATACTTGCAACAGAAATGTTACCATAGGATGTGATAAACTGATCCCTGTTATTTCCAACGAATTCGCACATTTTCTGCAGGTCTTTGAGATCGAGCAGAAGGAGTGAATGGTCATCGGCGATCCTGAAAATAATGGTCAGTACGCTTCCCTGTATATCGTTTAGATTCAGAAGGCGGCCAATCAATAGCGGGCCCATCTCTGAGATTGTAGTTCTGAGCGGATGTCCCTGGTCACCAAATACATCCCAGAAAGTGACGGGGAAAGAGCGGTGGGTATAACCTTCAATTCCAAGTTGTTGAATACGATCTGTAATCCGTTGGTTACTAACTCCTGCTTTCCCAACACCGGAGAAATCTCCCTTTATATCTGCAACAAAAACCGGTACTCCAATAGAACTGAATGCCTCAGCCATTACCTGGAGGGACACTGTTTTACCCGTCCCGGTGGCACCGGCAATCAGACCATGCCTGTTGGCCATTCTGGGGTTCAGGAATATTTCTTTACTTGATTTTGCGATTAATAGTTTGCCATCAGAAATTAACATATATGCTACTTTTTTTACATGAATCAATAATTTCTCTTTTGAATGAGATATCTCAATCGAAAATACATATTTTTCCTGAAGTGACAAACAAAAAACCTGCCTTGAATGAGGGCAGGTTTTCTTATGCTTAGAGTCTTTTAATCAGACTAGAAGTTCAGAAGTTCCATGGCAACCAGGTAAATCTTATCTTCATTGGGAAGAATGGCTTTTTCCAGGATCCTGTTAAATCCGACAGGGGTAAAAGTGGAGCCGACGCGACGCACAGGGGCATCCAGTGCTTCGAATGCTTCTTCTGCGATCATAGCGGCAATTTCACCTCCAAATCCACCGAAAACTTTATCTTCATGAACCACCAGTGCTTTGCTGGTTCTACGAACGGAAGTAAGGATTGTCTCTTTATCCAAAGGAATCAGTGATCGGATATCAACTACTTCTATTGATTTTCCTGTTTCTTTTTCGATTTTATCTGCAACAGCCATACACATATGGGTAGTATTACCATAAGTGATAATACTCATATGTTCTCCATTGCGCCGGATACGGGCTTTTCCAAAAGGGACTTCAAAATTTTCAGGGACAAAAGTTTCGGCAACCGGATCATTATAAAGTGCTTTTGGTTCAAGGAACAGGGTAGGCCCTTTTGAACGCATACTGGTCCTCAATAAACCGGCTGCATCATCAGCAAAAGAAGGATAAACGATTCTGACACCCGGTATTGAGGCTAATGCTCCTTCAATATTTTGAGAGTGATACAAACCGCCACCAATATAACCACCTGAAGCCAGGCGGATGGTAACGTTTGGCGAGAATGCACCATTTGTTCTCCAGTATTCGTGGCTTACTTCAATATACTGTTCCATGGCAGGCCAGAAATAATCAGCAAATTCTGCACCTTCAACAACAATCCTGATTTTATCATTAAACCGGCTCATGCCATCGGCAGTACCCATAATGAAATCTTCGGCAATAGGTCCATTAAAGACCCTTACGGCACCGAATTCGTGTTGCATTCCCTTGGTAACATTAAAAATACCGCCTTTTTCCTTATTGGCAACATCCTGTCCCCAGAGGTAAGTATCAGGATTCAGGCGAAATTCTTCTTTTAATGTCTCATTCAGGGCCTGGATAAGTTTAAGCCTTCTCCCTGAGGTTTCCTGGTGAAGGCCATCCTTGAACAGGGTAGGGATATATGCTTCCGGATAAACAAAATTTAGAATTGATTCCGGGGTAGGATCGGGAGCAACCAGGGCTTTACGATGAGCAGCCATGACATCTTTCTGGGCTTGTTCATCCAGTTCATTTAATTCTTGCTCTGTGAATATTTCGGATCGAACCAGTTGTATCCTGTAGCGATCAAATGGATCTGAAGCTTTTGCGCAATGACGTTCATTATCGTCGCGATAAAGTTCATGCTTATCAGAATTGGAATGGCTATGAATGCGCACGACGGAAGCATGGACAATAACAGGCTCCTGCATCTCTTCAGCATGTCGTTTAGCTTCAGTCATTGCATTCATTGATGCAAAAACATTCTTTCCGTCGGTATGGATAATCCTCAGGTTTTTAAAACCACGAAAGTTATCAGCAGCATAGGTATTGGCAGTCTGATCTTTTTTAGGAACGGAGATTCCATACCTGTTATCCTGAAAAACGAAGACAACAGGCAGTTTCTCATTAGAGGCTCCATTAATTGCCTCATAAACATATCCTTCTGAGGTTGAAGATTCGCCCTGTGAACTGATGGCCACACCTTTTGCGCCATATTTTTTAATGGCACGGGCAACACCCACAGCATGCAGGGTATGATTCCCTGTGCATGAAGAGACATTATGTATATTCCATTCCGGTTTGGCAAAGTGGTTCGACATATGTCGCCCGCCGCTGGCAACATCAGTTGCTTTGGAGATACCGTTCAGAATAATTTCTTCTGCTGAAACTCCTGCAGAAATTGCAGTGAGCATGTCCCTGTAATAGGGGAATAGATGATCGGTTTCCTTATTGAAGACCTGGCCAATTGCCAGCTGAATTCCATCATGCCCTGCATAGGGAGCATGATATGACCATCCGAGGGCTTGTTTAAGATAATTAGGCGCTCTTTCATCCAGTTTACGCCCGAGGCTCATTAAGTAATACCAGTTTTTTAGTGTTTCTTTACTGACAGTGTCTAATCTGAATTGTTTTTCTTTTTCCATTTATTTTAGTCAAAAATTTCGTTTTGTTCAAAACTTCTACTCAAACATTCATCAAAGGAATATGTTCAATTTTTTCGTCCAAAATCTTCACAATTCCCGAGGTTTTTCGCTCAATACCTGATTATATTATAATTTCCGTTTTCATATAAGCGAATGATCGTAGAGGGTTTTGCTAGGGTATAAATATTTTGTTTGAATTGCACCACATAATCCACCTGGTTTTTGATTTCCTCGGAGATATGGTTGAATACAGTAGGCGTATTTTCCCCTGAAATATTGGCAGAGGTTGAAACGATTGGTCTTCCGAATTGACTGATGAGTTCGCTGCAGAAGCTATCCTTAACTATACGAATCCCGATGGTTCCATCTTTTGCTATCACATTTGGGGCAAGGTTCCGTGCATGAGAATAGATAACAGTAACAGGGCTATCAATGCTATCCAGCAGATCATAGGTTATATCAGGGATTTTCCGGATATAAGTTGAAAGGCTATCAAATTTTTCCAGGAGCACGATCAGGCTTTTGGATTCAAATCGTCTTTTAATTTTGTATATTTTATCTACTGCCTGGTAATTGGTAGCATCACAACCGATGCCCCAAACTGTATCTGTTGGATATAACAAGGTTCCTCCTGCGCGAAGCACTTCAACTGAATTACGTATGTCTTCATTAATATCCATGTTAACTAAACAATTCAAAGTATCAATAGGTTCGCAGTCGGAATCCGGATAATAAAACAAAAAGAAATGTTTTAGCCTATCAAAATCACGTTGATTCTGGATATACAAAAATAAGCAATCCTCAGTAGGTTTGATGCATTTACTGATTCAGCTATCTAAACAGCTAAATTATAGTCTCTTAATGCATCATTAAGCGAGGTTTTGCTGTTAGTGCTTTCTTTTCTTTTCCCGATAATCAATGAACATGGTACCTGGTATTCGCCTGCAGGGAATTTTTTGGGGATGGTTCCCGGGATCACAACCGATCGTGGTGGAACATATCCTTTATATTCAACCGGTTCACTACCGGAAACATCAATAATCCTTGTGGATCCTGTTATAACAACATTGGCTCCAAGGACAGCTTCGGTGCCAATATGAGCACCTTCAACTACGATACACCTGGAACCCAGGAAGCAATGATCTTCAATGATAACAGGAGCAGCCTGAACAGGTTCCAGCACTCCTCCGATTCCCACTCCACCACTCAGGTGAACATTTGCCCCGATCTGGGCGCAGCTCCCCACGGTTGCCCATGTATCAACCATGGTACCGGGCCCGACCCATGCACCAATATTAACATAGGATGGCATAAGAATTACCCCGGGTGAAAGGAAGGCACCATACCTGGCAACTGCATGAGGTACAACTCTTACTCCCAGTTCTTTATAGTTATGTTTAAGTTTCATTTTATCATGGAATTCCAGGGGGCCAGCTTCCATTACCTCCATTTGCCGGATTGGGAAATACAGGATTACAGCCTTTTTGATCCATTCGTTTACCTGCCATCCATCCTTAATGGGTTCAGCAATCCTTAACTGTCCTTTATCAAGATGTTCGATCACCTCATTAATAGCTAATAAGGTATTATTTTGCAGCAATAAATTCCGATCCTCCCAGGCTGATTCAACCAGAAGTTTTAAAGTATTAATTTCCAAGGTATTGCGTTTTTCAGAGATGAGTGAATGGGTTTATCGCGGAAGGTTGTAATAATCAGTTGTATGATTCCCCCAATGTGGGTCTTCTGTCATCCTGTCAATTTGTTGCGGACTTTGGTATCTGTCAGTATCGCGTGTATGAAGTGCGATTTCCCATCTTGGATTAACTACTTCACCTTTGGCATCGGAGTGAAGCAATTCAAAATCTCCCGAAGCATATTCACGGGCAAAGAAGACAAATTTCCGGTTTGATTGAATTCCTAATTTATAATACTGCCAGATTTCATAAGGATAAGCCCTGGGTTCGTCATAGGATTGTGTCCTGGTATTTGGAGGTCCGAATTGAAGATAGACTCTTCCTCTATCCGTTTCATACCCTTTTTTATTTACCGTCTTAAAATCCTGATTCACAGCAAGCACCTGTTCATAATAGGTATTCCATGCAGCTGCTGGATCTTTATCGTTCCTGCTCAGCCAGAAAGTGTGAAAGAACTGTTGCAGGACATCAAGTTTGGCTACTTTGGTTTGAGAACGTATGAAAATCTTTTCATCTGCGGAAGCAATCGGGAAAAGCATGCGGGTGAATTCCCGGAGAGAATCAGCATTCTGGAATGAATTTGCAAAACTGTTTTTTGTATCTACCAGGGCAAGGCTTTGCAGATCATAAGAATAATTGAGATTGCTGCGCTGGAAGAAAAGACTATTAAATGCCAGTTCTTTATTTTCTTTATCCCGAACAGAAATTACCAGGTTAAAGTTCCCGGAAGGAAGTGCATTCAGGTCAAATTCACCAAATACCACGTTGACCGCTTTACCATTCTCCCTTTTCACCTTTTGATAGTTTCCGAAAACCTTGTTTGTTTCATAGGATTGAATGGATGTTTGGATCAAAAACGGTTCATTGGCATTCAATACCTTCGCTGAATTATAAATTTCAGAATAGAAAACCAGTTTATTGATTGAAGAGGGGAAAAAGTTATCCATGTAGGGAATAAAGTCATAACCACTTTTAGATAAGATAGAGAGATCAGTAGATTTCTGGTAGGACTCCACCAGTTCAATCCCGGAGATATTAATTTTATTTGATGGAAATGAAATGTCCAGGACTTCCTTAATTATAAAGGGCGCTTTATCCCTGTTCTTATCTGCAATGGAGAGTTCCATATCGTATTTACCATCGGGAAGGGGAATGCGCTGTTGATCAAGGAATCCAAAGTTTATTGAGGTAGTATCTTCAACTTCAGGACTTAATAAATCATACTTTCTAAAATCCCTGATACTATCGCCTAGTTTAAAGATCATAGTGATCCGGACTGCTCCCTGGTATTTGCCATTTTCATTTTTCACATATACAACACTTGAGCCCAGGATAGAAAGATAGGTTTCCAGGTAAGGCCCATGTTCAGGAGAGAAAAATGATGAGTAGGAGAAATAGGCCCTAAGATTTTCAGGTTTGCTAAAGGCAGAAGTCAGAAGGCTGAAAAGCAGGAGGATGAGTATAGATTTCTTCATTTCCGTACATTTTTAGGTATGAGTACAAAATTAGTCATTATAATAGGTTATTGTTGTATTTACAGTCAAATACGATAAAGTTTTAACATTCATCAGGTGAGTTCTTTGTTGTGAAAGAACCATTTTCTGCCAGATTCGATATAAAAAATCTGGTCTTGTTATGATTTGAGCGATTTTTTTATAATTTTGCAGCATTGGAGAGATGGCAGAGTGGTCGATTGCGGCGGTCTTGAAAACCGTTGAGCCTGCGAGGGCTCCCAGGGTTCGAATCCCTGTTTCTCCGCTCCCAATTAAAAATGCCCTGTTTTCATACAGGGCATTTTTTTTTAAAGGATTTCTAAGTTATTGGGTTTACGCAGTATCTTCATCATTATCCTTCTCTTTTTGATTTGCTAAATCATCCTGCTTATTTAAACTCTTCATAAGTTCTTTCTTATCTTTCTGATTTCTAATTACAGCATAGACAACCAATGCAATAATCAGAACCAGGACAAGAACAATAATTAGCCAGTTTGTTTCCATGTTTTTATATTTTAGAGTTTAACTTCAATCTGCCGATGAAAGGAAGAATAGCTTTCAAATCATTTTAAATCAGATGCTTTCCAAAAAAAAATCATCTGCATATATGAATTGATAATTATAGTAAAGCTTGCTAAAAGTACCGACACAAGTCTAATGCGGGTGGATTCTATAATGGTCAGCAACATCAGCTCATGACAAATATTCAGCTGCCTTTTCCAAACAAACACCCGCCTGAGCATTCATATTTTCATTTTCCAAATAGTTGGCGAGGTCTTTCAGAATGCCTGCCTTTGATTCTTTTTCTTCGAGGAATTCTTTTTGCTGATCAAGTTTGTCGATAAAAGCAGGTAACTGATCCAGTTGTGAATAAGCTTCACCAAGCAGCCTGTAGTAATACACATAATCTGAATCTTCAACCTTATTTTCAATGGCAATGGTGATGGCTTTCTGCTGGAATACAATGGCTTTCTCCCATTCATTCAGTGCGGCATACATCACTCCGATATTGCTAGGGAAAACCGGTCCGGAAGGATCCAGATTCATAGCTTTTTCATAATAATCAATGGCAACGGGGTAATCCATCCTTTCATTGAACAGATTACCAATTTTGTTATAAATGATGGCAAGCTTTGCAGGGGAACAATCCTCTTTCCCCTGTTTCTCAAGCATGTTTGTTAACTCCTCTATTTTCCCTTCATTAAAAAATGCATCTACGCCTAAACCGTAATAATAATCAAATTCAAAGGCATCATCTGGCGCAAGCCTTCTCATCTTGATGGCTTCCTCAAATTCCATGATGGCCTCTTTCCAACTCTCCATATCCTGGAACATCAATCCAAGATTGCTATGATAAATAGGTTTTTTATCATCCATTTTAATGGCATCACGGTAATAAGGGATGGCTTGCATGGGCAGGCCTTTCCTGGAATATAAGTTTCCAACCTGGTTGAAGATCACAGCTTTATACTCTCTGGAAATTTGTTCTTCATTGTTCATTTCAGGCTGCTGCAGGAAATCTTCCAGGCGTTCGGTCATGAAATAGCTGTCAACCGACAATCCGAAATAGTAATCAAATCCATAGCTGTCATCTGTGGATTGCCTTCGGTACTGGATCGAATTCTTAAAATTGGACCAGGCTGTATCCCAATCTTTAAGATTCATATACATAAGTCCCAGGTTGCAATAAAATATGGGACGTGTCGGATCTGATGAAATGGCTTTCTGATAATAGAGGATGGCATTATCGGGATCATTATTCGTATTGGCATACAAATTTCCAACACGGTTATAAACCAGGCCTTTGGGTGCCGGGTTTAACCTGAAAATTTCAGCTTTTTCGATCAGTGCAAGGAATTCGTCTAATTTCCCGGCCTGGAAAAAGGCATCCACCGCCAGAGAGTAATAATAATCAGGCCCATAGGATTCATCTTTCACATGGTTTACCAGCTCAAGGGTGAGTTTAAATTGTTCTGTTGCCTGATCCCATTCTTTCAGATTCGAGTGCATTAATGCCAGGTTACTTGAATAGATTGCTTTTTCAGGATCCAGTTCAGCGGCCTTACGGAAGTAGGGCATTGACTTTTCAAATTCATTATCTGTTGAATACATTACCCCAATGCTATTATGGAAACCTGCAATGATTTCATCATTTCCATCGAAGTCTCCTGAATTTTCAAGTAAATAAAAGAAGGCCTCAACTTTATCGCAGATATAATATAAGCGCGCAAACTGTCCGTAATAAAACTCGAGGGTGTACAAATCATCCGCAAGGTATTTCCTGAGTTTTACTGCCCTGCTATAGAGCTCACGTGCTGCATCCCATTCACCCAGGTTGGTATACATCAGTGCCAGGTTGCTGCAATAAATGGGTTTTCCGGCATCCAGTTCCATTGCCTTCAGATACAAAGGTTTGGCTAACTTCCAATTCTCCTTGTCCGAGATCATATTACCCACCCTGTTATACAACAAGGCCAGTTTCTCGGGGTTGTCCAGTAAATCCCCTGATTTTTCAAGAAATTCAATAAATTCTTCAGGGATATCCTTTTCCTGGTATGCCGTAAGGAGCTCATTATAATAGAAATAGAGTGTATTGGGGTCAGCTGTTACCGTCCGCCTTTTAATCACAGCATTCCTCAGATGGGAAAAGGCATGTTCCCAATCTTTTAATTTTCCATAGGTATTTCCAAGCCGGAAATGATGAACAGGCTTGGTATCATCTTTCTCCAGCACCCTGGTAAAGCAGGAGAGGGCTTCATCATATTCTAAATTATCAAAATGTATGATTCCAAGCTGGTTAAGCAGGATTGGATTACTTGAATTTAGTAAGGATTTTTGAAGCAATTCCTTGTATTCCTCACCTGGGAGGTATCGCTCAGCCCAGTTCAGGTAATTCCAGTGAATCGGATCTTCTCCATTCCAAAAACGAATGGAAGCACCGATCAATTCATCACATTCTTCTGCTTCATGGCGGAATACTTCGAGTTTTCTTCCCTTTACAATCAGCTTATATCGCCATTCACAGCCATCTGATTTATTGCGAAGAAGCCATGCAGTTGGATCTTCCTTTAGCTTTTCGAGGGTATAATCTCTTACCTGGATATTTTCATCAATAAATGCACCCCAGATTTCACCGGGTAAAGTGTTTTCATTTAGGAGGGATATTTGCCGGCGATGTAAGTTTTGCCTGAATAAGAGCTTGCCAAATAGCTTTTCATCATTTTTTCTTAATAGTAGTTCCTGGAGGATTCGGATAAGGACAAAATCTTCTTCGTAATAGTAATTACGCAAATGGTTGATGAGCGTTTTGCAAACTGTCAGCTGATCAGGGATGTCATCACTGAAATCTGACTTGTTTTCAGGAAGCTGATCAGACTGCGCATCTACAGCATCCGGGATGTTATAGTAGTAGCTGATGGCGTAGTTTCTGACTGCCCTAACATCTTCAAGATCAAGACGTACCCAGTCAATATTAAGCTGGGTAAAGGCGGTCACAGAACTGGCTTCGAAACGGTCGAGCCGGAGTCCATCATATAAAGAAATCAATTTCGATGTTTCGAAAATCTTCCTGATTAGTGGTTTAAGATCATATAGCCTGTTTTTTTGAATCGTAATCTCCTTTTCCAGTTTATCAATCTTTTCAAGCAATCGCTGTTTCTCCTGCTGATTTGCTTGCATCGACATCAGGCTGTCAGGCACAAGGGTATTCGCCGGAGCAGCTCCTCTTGTTGGGGTTTCACGCGACAGAGAAGTCCCTGAGGTCAGGTGC
This is a stretch of genomic DNA from Bacteroidales bacterium. It encodes these proteins:
- a CDS encoding threonylcarbamoyl-AMP synthase, which translates into the protein MDINEDIRNSVEVLRAGGTLLYPTDTVWGIGCDATNYQAVDKIYKIKRRFESKSLIVLLEKFDSLSTYIRKIPDITYDLLDSIDSPVTVIYSHARNLAPNVIAKDGTIGIRIVKDSFCSELISQFGRPIVSTSANISGENTPTVFNHISEEIKNQVDYVVQFKQNIYTLAKPSTIIRLYENGNYNIIRY
- a CDS encoding DUF853 family protein; the encoded protein is MLISDGKLLIAKSSKEIFLNPRMANRHGLIAGATGTGKTVSLQVMAEAFSSIGVPVFVADIKGDFSGVGKAGVSNQRITDRIQQLGIEGYTHRSFPVTFWDVFGDQGHPLRTTISEMGPLLIGRLLNLNDIQGSVLTIIFRIADDHSLLLLDLKDLQKMCEFVGNNRDQFITSYGNISVASIGAIQRELIALEEQHADEFFGEPAIDIFDFMQTNSEGKGMVNILAADKLMLSPRLYSTLLLYLLSELFERLPEAGDLDKPKLVFFFDEAHLLFNDAPKVLQEKIEQVVRLIRSKGVGIYFITQNPIDIPETVLGQLGNKIQHALRAFTPRDQKAVKTAAETFRANPSLNVEEVITQLGVGEALVSFLDEKGIPEMVEHAKILPPQAQIGPLSPDERSQLMRQSLVAGMYEKIVDRESAFEILQKKVMEQQQEEADKEAQELQEKEDERLQKEAIRQQKEEERLAREKARQGGGLLGDLTKTLGQTVTRQIGNSIGRQLVRGLLGGLLGGGKKKLF
- a CDS encoding tetratricopeptide repeat protein, with product MKIDTLLKFKEPFDKFRDVESKLLSRNAKGKIAGWGALLSAMVQVIILLSQDDMLKQIIGLFTQPLEMNLKVFIPTLFIIAGLLVYFLVKRTSFLLKETKEPFRYTFWVDPFSRIDETPADRFELKAIDRIKLMHHDLIELIHQRIKRFSILEEPAAEETRGLTDTRSTSHIYIHGHYAIREDRENKEWIIHVMPFVRIGPKGSAETLAQTVRFPLIDEFPDTLDTEEYNQLLERVYSRVTTEIYARIEKDIEKKITLFPTAYLQANALYIEASDMAASNTINAFESAIKLYQAAIRKIELTLKYTLSGYFLRIPVLKSFFTRYLQQYARIQIGHAQCLVYKNRIASLSGRKSNALFEIKQNLKKTTTQLEKFHLRLGSNKSIKGYRNDRKTYSILTYLSFPKDSLSRLILMKPGRKVYNETCAILFHSYIVLSLADSLTGSYKSARKNLDKARAVAPDLSISDVLFYLAEAYCESDIDKALMIFQHASEIEPSFQIARYDLAFWMEMKFRTNGEITPERARSVIHEYEKVLQINPGNIAALTAQGNILWLIHDLKKARRKFDEGCNLKAIVSETFIAQLLYGKARVAAEEGKSDESIDLFNQAIANNPNVGAYSMNNEKGITVTYYDYITFDLVRRYREYHEKVAKTKIRSAGLNEKVLSFVLNDLANACINYYIRFGNEDHLNEAIATYEEAIRLNPSNIVAVYNNSNALTFLNDQGGSDKSIRLLKQVTESNPRWLEALTSSIELIQQECFRKIRDARTDVNSLQQKINDINEKTARQHLTSGTSLSRETPTRGAAPANTLVPDSLMSMQANQQEKQRLLEKIDKLEKEITIQKNRLYDLKPLIRKIFETSKLISLYDGLRLDRFEASSVTAFTQLNIDWVRLDLEDVRAVRNYAISYYYNIPDAVDAQSDQLPENKSDFSDDIPDQLTVCKTLINHLRNYYYEEDFVLIRILQELLLRKNDEKLFGKLLFRQNLHRRQISLLNENTLPGEIWGAFIDENIQVRDYTLEKLKEDPTAWLLRNKSDGCEWRYKLIVKGRKLEVFRHEAEECDELIGASIRFWNGEDPIHWNYLNWAERYLPGEEYKELLQKSLLNSSNPILLNQLGIIHFDNLEYDEALSCFTRVLEKDDTKPVHHFRLGNTYGKLKDWEHAFSHLRNAVIKRRTVTADPNTLYFYYNELLTAYQEKDIPEEFIEFLEKSGDLLDNPEKLALLYNRVGNMISDKENWKLAKPLYLKAMELDAGKPIYCSNLALMYTNLGEWDAARELYSRAVKLRKYLADDLYTLEFYYGQFARLYYICDKVEAFFYLLENSGDFDGNDEIIAGFHNSIGVMYSTDNEFEKSMPYFRKAAELDPEKAIYSSNLALMHSNLKEWDQATEQFKLTLELVNHVKDESYGPDYYYSLAVDAFFQAGKLDEFLALIEKAEIFRLNPAPKGLVYNRVGNLYANTNNDPDNAILYYQKAISSDPTRPIFYCNLGLMYMNLKDWDTAWSNFKNSIQYRRQSTDDSYGFDYYFGLSVDSYFMTERLEDFLQQPEMNNEEQISREYKAVIFNQVGNLYSRKGLPMQAIPYYRDAIKMDDKKPIYHSNLGLMFQDMESWKEAIMEFEEAIKMRRLAPDDAFEFDYYYGLGVDAFFNEGKIEELTNMLEKQGKEDCSPAKLAIIYNKIGNLFNERMDYPVAIDYYEKAMNLDPSGPVFPSNIGVMYAALNEWEKAIVFQQKAITIAIENKVEDSDYVYYYRLLGEAYSQLDQLPAFIDKLDQQKEFLEEKESKAGILKDLANYLENENMNAQAGVCLEKAAEYLS
- a CDS encoding 2-oxoisovalerate dehydrogenase, translating into MEKEKQFRLDTVSKETLKNWYYLMSLGRKLDERAPNYLKQALGWSYHAPYAGHDGIQLAIGQVFNKETDHLFPYYRDMLTAISAGVSAEEIILNGISKATDVASGGRHMSNHFAKPEWNIHNVSSCTGNHTLHAVGVARAIKKYGAKGVAISSQGESSTSEGYVYEAINGASNEKLPVVFVFQDNRYGISVPKKDQTANTYAADNFRGFKNLRIIHTDGKNVFASMNAMTEAKRHAEEMQEPVIVHASVVRIHSHSNSDKHELYRDDNERHCAKASDPFDRYRIQLVRSEIFTEQELNELDEQAQKDVMAAHRKALVAPDPTPESILNFVYPEAYIPTLFKDGLHQETSGRRLKLIQALNETLKEEFRLNPDTYLWGQDVANKEKGGIFNVTKGMQHEFGAVRVFNGPIAEDFIMGTADGMSRFNDKIRIVVEGAEFADYFWPAMEQYIEVSHEYWRTNGAFSPNVTIRLASGGYIGGGLYHSQNIEGALASIPGVRIVYPSFADDAAGLLRTSMRSKGPTLFLEPKALYNDPVAETFVPENFEVPFGKARIRRNGEHMSIITYGNTTHMCMAVADKIEKETGKSIEVVDIRSLIPLDKETILTSVRRTSKALVVHEDKVFGGFGGEIAAMIAEEAFEALDAPVRRVGSTFTPVGFNRILEKAILPNEDKIYLVAMELLNF
- a CDS encoding 2,3,4,5-tetrahydropyridine-2,6-dicarboxylate N-succinyltransferase — encoded protein: MNTLKLLVESAWEDRNLLLQNNTLLAINEVIEHLDKGQLRIAEPIKDGWQVNEWIKKAVILYFPIRQMEVMEAGPLEFHDKMKLKHNYKELGVRVVPHAVARYGAFLSPGVILMPSYVNIGAWVGPGTMVDTWATVGSCAQIGANVHLSGGVGIGGVLEPVQAAPVIIEDHCFLGSRCIVVEGAHIGTEAVLGANVVITGSTRIIDVSGSEPVEYKGYVPPRSVVIPGTIPKKFPAGEYQVPCSLIIGKRKESTNSKTSLNDALRDYNLAV
- a CDS encoding GWxTD domain-containing protein yields the protein MKKSILILLLFSLLTSAFSKPENLRAYFSYSSFFSPEHGPYLETYLSILGSSVVYVKNENGKYQGAVRITMIFKLGDSIRDFRKYDLLSPEVEDTTSINFGFLDQQRIPLPDGKYDMELSIADKNRDKAPFIIKEVLDISFPSNKINISGIELVESYQKSTDLSILSKSGYDFIPYMDNFFPSSINKLVFYSEIYNSAKVLNANEPFLIQTSIQSYETNKVFGNYQKVKRENGKAVNVVFGEFDLNALPSGNFNLVISVRDKENKELAFNSLFFQRSNLNYSYDLQSLALVDTKNSFANSFQNADSLREFTRMLFPIASADEKIFIRSQTKVAKLDVLQQFFHTFWLSRNDKDPAAAWNTYYEQVLAVNQDFKTVNKKGYETDRGRVYLQFGPPNTRTQSYDEPRAYPYEIWQYYKLGIQSNRKFVFFAREYASGDFELLHSDAKGEVVNPRWEIALHTRDTDRYQSPQQIDRMTEDPHWGNHTTDYYNLPR